In Deltaproteobacteria bacterium, the genomic stretch TCGAGGAGCCAATGGCCGCAGCCATCGGGGCCGGGCTTCCGATCACCGAACCGATTTCGAATATGGTCGTCGACATCGGGGGGGGGACCACCGAAGTGGCTGTCATCTCCCTCTCTGGGGTGGTCTACTCCAAGTCCGTCCGAGTCGGCGGGGACAAGATGGACGAAGCTATCATGCGTTATGTCCAGCGCAAATACAATATGCTCGTCGGCGAGAGCACGGCCGAGAGGATCAAGACCCAGGTCGGCTCGGCCTTTCCACTGGAAACCGAAATGGAGATGGAGGTCAAGGGTCGGGATCTGGTGTCCGGAATTCCGCAGAACATCACCATAACCTCCGAAGAGGTTCGTAAGGCCATATCCGAGCAGGTCGACAGCATCGTCCAGGCCGTTCGAATCGCTTTGGAGCAGACACCTCCGGAGTTGGCGGCGGACATCGTGGACAGGGGAATCGTGCTCACGGGTGGAGGAGGCCTTCTCAAGGGGTTGGATCAACTTTTGCGAGAAGAGACTGGGTTGCCCATCTCGGTGGTTCAGGATCCGCTTTCGACCGTAGCTTTGGGTTCGGGTCAGGTTCTGGACAACCTCGATGTTCTCAAGGAGGTTACCATCGATTAGCGCCAACTCCCGCTATCGTTTCAGGATTCTTCTGTACGCACTCGTTCTTCCCCTTTTCCTCTACATTTCAATTTATACTTGGAACTGGAGAACAGGAAGTCTGGACCGATTTTCGGCCTATACCGGCATGGAACTTGTCGGTTGGACCCTGGCCCCTGGGCAGTATGTGCATAGATTGTTGTCCGGGGTATGGACCAAGTATGTTGATCTTGTCCATGTCCGGGAGGCATTGGATGCCCTGCGCATGGAGAGGAACCGTCTGATGGAGGAGCTGGCCCAGGCCAGGGAGGAGGTTGCCGAAGCCGAGCGGTTGAGAAGGATTCTGAATTTTTCTCCACCTTCCGGGTGGAAGAGAGAAGGTGTTCGGGTTGTTGGGCAGAGAATGGGGCCCAACGCCCTCTTGGAAACGATCATGTTGGACAAGGGAAGTATGCAGGGAGTCAAGCCCGATTCCCCAGTGATCGCTCCGGACGGGGTTATTGGCAGGGTGTACAGGGTCGGCTTGAATTATTCCACGGTACTTCTTCTCTCCGATCCGAATAGTCGGATTCCGGTTTTGTCACAGTCGAGCAGGACTCCGGGGATATTGTACGGGCAGGGGGAAGGTTTCCCTTTGACCCTGCGCTATGTGCCTGTCAACTCACCGATGTCCGAAGGAGAAGTCTTGGTGACGTCCGGAATGGCTGGCATTTTTCCAAAAGGTTTGCCTGTCGCCCGCGTCAGCCGTATCGAAGGGTCGGAGACGTCTCTTTTTTTGGAAATAGAGGCCATATCCCCACTGTCGGCGATTTTAGCAGAGGAGCTTTTGGTCATGACCCCCTCGGAGGGCTTAGCCAATGAAAACGGGCATGAGAACGTCCTCAAATTCGAGGAGGAATGATTGCCTGCCTGGTTGTGGTGGAGTTTTTACAGCCTTGGTGCCATTTGGGCTCAATACTTCTGGGCTGGCCTTGATTTTTTCACTCCTGGAATATTGATTTGTCTTCAAGATCGTCGGATCAAGACAGCCTTGATCCTGTCCGGTGTATGGCTTTTCCTTGTCGAAGGGACCGGGTCTTTGGCCTTTGGCTCACAACTAATTTATTTAGTTGGAGTATTTGTTTTCTTTGGTGCCGGAGCTCTTCGGCTGGAACCAGAAAACCCTGTTTTCGTCGTCATTTTCTCCTTGACACTCGCCCTCTGGCACACGGCCGTCAGTTGGTCGATGCTTTCCCTGCAGGACTTGCAATTCGACGGTGGTAAGCTTCTGGCCGTTGTTCCTGGACAGTGGATGGCGACCGTTTTCGTCTGGGGAATAGCCTTTTTGTCGTCGAGGTTTCTGGTGCGTATTCGGACATGAAACAATACAGACTCGACAATCAGCGCACCAGGCAAAGCCACTTGTGGCTTGTTCAGGTGCTGGTGGCTGGCCTTTTTTGTCTCTTAAGCCTCAGACTGTGGTATCTACAGGTCTACAAGGGAGAGCATTTCGCCCGTAAAGCCCAGGACAATCGGATTCGGAGACACACGGTCTATGCTCCCCGGGGGCTTGTCGTGGACAGAGAAGGTCGATTCCTGGCCGTCAACGAGCCTGCATACGGGCTGGCCATCGTTCGTGAGAACTGCTCAGATTTTAAGAAAACTCTGGACTATGTCGCCTTGGTGTCCGGGGCACCACGAGAGGTGCTGGTCGGTGATTTCGAGAAGGGCCGTAAACGGGTCCGTTCTTTCGAAAAACAAATTTTGCTGTCCAACATACCCTTTTCCTTGTTGGCCAAAATCGAAGCCGACGCAATCCATTGGCCAGAATTGCAGATCGTGGTTCAGCCCAGGCGGCACTACACCCAAAGCGAGCTTTTTTCTCATGTCATCGGCTATGTTGCCCAGGCCAACGAAGACGAGCTGAACGCCGACCCCGGGCTTCAATTGGGAGACACCGTGGGCAAGGCCGGACTAGAACTGATCATGGAGTCCAGGCTCCGGGGGAGCAAGGGGCTCAAGGAGGAGGAGGTCGACGCTGCGGGACGATGCCTCAACGAACGAGTCATCTCCAGTTCAGAAGCCGGTGAAAATTTTCGATTGAGCATCGATCTGGACTTGCAGAAGTCCGCAGCCGATAGGCTGAAGGGTCAAGCAGGGGCGGTGGTCGTGCTTGAACCTCGAACCGGAAAGGTCCTGGCTCTCGTCAGCCAACCGGGATATGACAGCAATCTGTTCGTGGGGGGGTTGAGCGACGCCCAATGGAATGCTCTTGTGTCGGATCCCCTCCATCCCTTGCAGAACCGTCCAATACAGAGTGCATATCCTCCTGGTTCGGTCTTTAAGCTTGTCATGGCTGGATGCGGGATGATGAATCATTTCGTATCGTTGTCAGATCAAGTCTACTGCACCGGCGTGTTTAAGCTGGGGGAGCGGGAGTTCAGGTGCTGGAAAAAAGGCGGCCATGGTGCGGTCGATCTTCGTAAATCTTTGGTCGAGTCTTGCGACGTCTATTACTATCAGCTGGGCAAGCGCATGGGCATCGACACGATCAGTACCTTTACCAAGGCCTGTGGTTTCGGGGCCGTCACCGGCATAGATTTACCGAGCGAGCGACCGGGACTGGTCCCGGATCGGGCCTGGAAGGTGCGAAGGCATGGGGAGAGCTGGCAGGGGGGAGACACCATTAACATGTCAATCGGGCAGGGCATGCTTCTGACCACGCCCTTGCAGGTGGCCCGGTTCGTGGCCGCCCTGATCAATGGCGGCCACCTGATACGGCCAAGTGTTCTTGCCGACTCGGAGGTCGAGATTGCAGGGCAATTGCCCATGAATGAAAGAACTGCCGCATTTATCGCCGAAACCATGGTTCAAACAGTGGAACTTCGACAAGGGACGGCTTGGCGTCTGAAGCGTCCTGGGGTCCGGATCGGCGGGAAGACCGGGACGGCGCAGGTCGTGAGATTGATGGAGAAGTACGAGAAAAAGACGACCGATGAAATTCCTTATAAATTTCGTGACCACGCGTGGATGGCCAGCTTTGCCCAGCAGGATGACGACAGTTATGTGATCGTGGCCATGGTCGAACACGGTGGTGGGGGAGGCGCAACGGCGGGCCCAGTGGTCGACGCGGTATATGAGCATCTTTTCCCACGGGAATCTCAAGATGATTTGAATGCGGTTCCCACGCGAGAATCGAACCCGACATGATCGACCGAAGGCTTCTAACTCACATCAACTGGCCATTTTTTGGGCTCACAATTTTGCTTCTGGCTGTCGGCGTCCTGAATCTCTATTCGGCCAGTGCCGTGCGCATTGAGGGGGGACTGAGTCTTGACTCCTACTATCAGAGGCAGATGGTGTGGGGTGGAGTCGGAATGGCCTGTATGGTCTTGGTCATGGCTTTCGACTACAGGCATCTTCGTGATGCGGCTTGGCCCATCTACTGGACCGCGATTGCAATGCTTGTCGCCGTGTATTTCTTTGGCCGCTCCATCAGTGGTGCAAGGCGTTGGCTTGATTTCGGCTTATTGAATGTTCAGCCCAGCGAATTGGCCAAAATCGCTATTCTTCTGATAGGGGCCAAGCTCATTGCCAGACAGGAGGGACACTACGATTGGCCGGCCTTGGGCCGTATTCTTGGCGTGGTGGTCCTTCCAGCCTTGCTCATTTTCAAGCAACCAGATCTCGGCTCGGGACTGACGCTGTTCATGATTCTGGGAGGGATGCTCCTGGTCAAGGGTGTGTCGGGGCGGATTCTCAAATTTTTGATTTTGGTTGTGCCGGCGGTGCTCCCTTTTACATGGTTTTTTTTGCATGACTATCAGAAGGCCCGGATCATGACATTTCTAAATCCGGGACGCGACCCTTTAGGTGCCGGTTACCACATCATACAGTCACAGATCGCCATCGGTTCAGGGGAAATGTGGGGTAAAGGCTTTATGGAGGGAACTCAAGGCATGTTGAGTTTTCTGCCGGAAAAGCATACCGATTTCGCCTTCGCCGTATTGGGTGAAGAGTGGGGCTTC encodes the following:
- the mrdA gene encoding penicillin-binding protein 2, with translation MKQYRLDNQRTRQSHLWLVQVLVAGLFCLLSLRLWYLQVYKGEHFARKAQDNRIRRHTVYAPRGLVVDREGRFLAVNEPAYGLAIVRENCSDFKKTLDYVALVSGAPREVLVGDFEKGRKRVRSFEKQILLSNIPFSLLAKIEADAIHWPELQIVVQPRRHYTQSELFSHVIGYVAQANEDELNADPGLQLGDTVGKAGLELIMESRLRGSKGLKEEEVDAAGRCLNERVISSSEAGENFRLSIDLDLQKSAADRLKGQAGAVVVLEPRTGKVLALVSQPGYDSNLFVGGLSDAQWNALVSDPLHPLQNRPIQSAYPPGSVFKLVMAGCGMMNHFVSLSDQVYCTGVFKLGEREFRCWKKGGHGAVDLRKSLVESCDVYYYQLGKRMGIDTISTFTKACGFGAVTGIDLPSERPGLVPDRAWKVRRHGESWQGGDTINMSIGQGMLLTTPLQVARFVAALINGGHLIRPSVLADSEVEIAGQLPMNERTAAFIAETMVQTVELRQGTAWRLKRPGVRIGGKTGTAQVVRLMEKYEKKTTDEIPYKFRDHAWMASFAQQDDDSYVIVAMVEHGGGGGATAGPVVDAVYEHLFPRESQDDLNAVPTRESNPT
- the rodA gene encoding rod shape-determining protein RodA, with the translated sequence MIDRRLLTHINWPFFGLTILLLAVGVLNLYSASAVRIEGGLSLDSYYQRQMVWGGVGMACMVLVMAFDYRHLRDAAWPIYWTAIAMLVAVYFFGRSISGARRWLDFGLLNVQPSELAKIAILLIGAKLIARQEGHYDWPALGRILGVVVLPALLIFKQPDLGSGLTLFMILGGMLLVKGVSGRILKFLILVVPAVLPFTWFFLHDYQKARIMTFLNPGRDPLGAGYHIIQSQIAIGSGEMWGKGFMEGTQGMLSFLPEKHTDFAFAVLGEEWGFMGAMILLSIFCAFLYQIYLVAVDAKDEFGRYLAVGVFFYFFLQIFINIGMVLGLMPVVGIPLPFISYGGSAAVVNFCLIGLVLNVSMRRFMFKKG
- the mreC gene encoding rod shape-determining protein MreC, whose amino-acid sequence is MFSRRLPSISANSRYRFRILLYALVLPLFLYISIYTWNWRTGSLDRFSAYTGMELVGWTLAPGQYVHRLLSGVWTKYVDLVHVREALDALRMERNRLMEELAQAREEVAEAERLRRILNFSPPSGWKREGVRVVGQRMGPNALLETIMLDKGSMQGVKPDSPVIAPDGVIGRVYRVGLNYSTVLLLSDPNSRIPVLSQSSRTPGILYGQGEGFPLTLRYVPVNSPMSEGEVLVTSGMAGIFPKGLPVARVSRIEGSETSLFLEIEAISPLSAILAEELLVMTPSEGLANENGHENVLKFEEE
- a CDS encoding rod shape-determining protein; its protein translation is MSKLFDKFLGLFSSDLAIDLGTANTCVYVRGKGIVLREPSVVAVKKDGRGGNKVLAVGDEAKKMLGRTPGNIEAIRPMKDGVIADFEITESMLRHFIAKVHNSRKLVRPRVVICVPTGITQVEKRAVRESAESAGAREVYLIEEPMAAAIGAGLPITEPISNMVVDIGGGTTEVAVISLSGVVYSKSVRVGGDKMDEAIMRYVQRKYNMLVGESTAERIKTQVGSAFPLETEMEMEVKGRDLVSGIPQNITITSEEVRKAISEQVDSIVQAVRIALEQTPPELAADIVDRGIVLTGGGGLLKGLDQLLREETGLPISVVQDPLSTVALGSGQVLDNLDVLKEVTID